In Yarrowia lipolytica chromosome 1F, complete sequence, a genomic segment contains:
- a CDS encoding uncharacterized protein (Compare to YALI0F30481g, similar to Saccharomyces cerevisiae ERG13 (YML126C); ancestral locus Anc_8.864, similar to uniprot|P54839 Saccharomyces cerevisiae YML126c HMGS 3-hydroxy-3-methylglutaryl coenzyme A synthase), with protein MSQPQNVGIKALEIYVPSRIVNQAELEKHDGVAAGKYTIGLGQTNMAFVDDREDIYSFALTAVSRLLKNNNIDPASIGRIEVGTETLLDKSKSVKSVLMQLFGENSNIEGVDNVNACYGGTNALFNAINWVEGRSWDGRNAIVVAGDIALYAKGAARPTGGAGCVAMLIGPDAPLVLDNVHGSYFEHAYDFYKPDLTSEYPYVDGHYSLTCYTKALDKAYAAYNARAEKVGLFKDSDKKGADRFDYSAFHVPTCKLVTKSYARLLYNDYLNDKSLYEGQVPEEVAAVSYDASLTDKTVEKTFLGIAKAQSAERMAPSLQGPTNTGNMYTASVYASLISLLTFVPAEQLQGKRISLFSYGSGLASTLFSLTVKGDISPIVKACDFKAKLDDRSTETPVDYEAATDLREKAHLKKNFEPQGDIKHIKSGVYYLTNIDDMFRRKYEIKQ; from the coding sequence atgtcgCAACCCCAGAACGTTGGAATCAAAGCCCTCGAGATCTACGTGCCTTCTCGAATTGTCAACCAGGCTGAGCTCGAGAAGCACGACGGTGTCGCTGCTGGCAAGTACACCATTGGTCTTGGTCAGACCAACATGGCCTTTGTCGACGACAGAGAGGACATCTATTCCTTTGCCCTGACCGCCGTCTCTCGACTGCTCAAGAACAACAACATCGACCCTGCATCTATTGGTCGAATCGAGGTTGGTACTGAAACCCTTCTggacaagtccaagtccGTCAAGTCTGTGCTCATGCAGCTCTTTGGCGAGAACAGCAACATTGAGGGTGTGGACAACGTCAACGCCTGCTACGGAGGAACCAACGCCCTGTTCAACGCTATCAACTGGGTTGAGGGTCGATCTTGGGACGGCCGAAACGCCATCGTCGTTGCCGGTGACATTGCCCTCTACGCAAAGGGCGCTGCCCGACCCACCGGAGGTGCCGGCTGTGTTGCCATGCTCATTGGCCCCGACGCTCCCCTGGTTCTTGACAACGTCCACGGATCTTACTTCGAGCATGCCTACGATTTCTACAAGCCTGATCTGACCTCCGAGTACCCCTATGTTGATGGCCACTACTCCCTGACCTGTTACACAAAGGCCCTCGACAAGGCCTACGCTGCCTACAACGCCCGAGCCGAGAAGGTCGGTCTGTTCAAGGACTCCGACAAGAAGGGTGCTGACCGATTTGACTACTCTGCCTTCCACGTGCCCACCTGCAAGCTTGTCACCAAGTCTTACGCTCGACTTCTCTACAACGACTACCTCAACGACAAGAGCCTGTACGAGGGCCAGGtccccgaggaggttgctgCCGTCTCCTACGATGCCTCTCTCACCGACAAGACCGTCGAGAAGACCTTCCTTGGTATTGCCAAGGCTCAGTCCGCCGAGCGAATGGCTCCTTCTCTCCAGGGACCCACCAACACCGGTAACATGTACACCGCCTCTGTGTACGCTTCTCTCATCTCTCTGCTGACTTTTGTCCCCGCTGAGCAGCTGCAGGGCAAGCGaatctctctcttctcttacGGATCTGGTCTTGCTTCCACTCTTTTCTCTCTGACCGTCAAGGGAGACATTTCTCCCATCGTCAAGGCCTGCGACTTCAAGGCTAAGCTCGATGACCGATCCACCGAGACTCCCGTCGACTACGAGGCTGCCACCGATCTCCGAGAGAAGGCCCacctcaagaagaactttGAGCCCCAGGGAGACATCAAGCACATCAAGTCTGGCGTCTACTACCTCACCAACATCGATGACATGTTCCGACGAAAGTACGAGATCAAGCAGTAG